A region of Maniola jurtina chromosome 7, ilManJurt1.1, whole genome shotgun sequence DNA encodes the following proteins:
- the LOC123867221 gene encoding 40S ribosomal protein S4, with protein sequence MARGPKKHLKRLNAPKAWMLDKLGGVYAPRPSTGPHKLRECLPLVIFLRNRLKYALTGNEVLKIVKQRLIKVDGKVRTDPTYPAGFMDVVSIEKTNELFRLIYDVKGRFTIHRITPEEAKYKLCKVRHVGTGPKNVPYLVTHDGRTLRYPDPLIKVNDSIQLDIASAKIMDFIKFESGNLCMITGGRNLGRVGTIVSRERHPGSFDIVHVKDSTGHTFATRLHNVFIIGKGTKAYISLPRGKGVRLTIAEERDKRIAAKVAQH encoded by the exons ATG GCTCGTGGACCTAAAAAGCATTTGAAGCGTCTGAACGCTCCCAAAGCATGGATGCTGGACAAGCTGGGCGGCGTGTACGCGCCGCGGCCGTCCACGGGGCCGCACAAGCTGCGCGAGTGCCTGCCGCTCGTCATCTTCCTGCGCAACCGGCTCAAGTACGCGCTGACCGGCAACGAGGTGCTGAAGATCGTCAAGCAGCGCCTCATCAAGGTGGACGGCAAGGTGCGCACCGACCCCACCTACCCCGCCGGCTTCATGG ATGTGGTATCGATTGAGAAGACAAATGAGCTATTCCGCCTGATCTACGATGTAAAGGGACGTTTCACAATCCATAGGATAACTCCAGAAGAAGCTAAG TACAAACTTTGCAAAGTGCGGCACGTGGGCACGGGGCCCAAGAACGTGCCCTACCTGGTGACGCACGACGGGCGCACGCTGCGCTACCCCGACCCGCTCATCAAG GTCAACGACTCGATCCAGCTGGACATCGCGTCGGCCAAGATCATGGACTTCATCAAGTTCGAGTCGGGCAACCTGTGCATGATCACGGGCGGGCGCAACTTGGGCCGCGTGGGCACCATCGTGTCCCGCGAGCGCCACCCCGGCTCCTTCGACATCGTGCACGTGAAGGACTCCACGGGGCACACGTTCGCCACGCGCCTGCACAACGTGTTCATCATCGGCAAGGGCACCAAGGCCTACATCTCGCTGCCGCGCGGCAAGGGCGTGCGCCTCACCATCGCCGAGGAGCGCGACAAGCGCATCGCCGCCAAGGTGGCGCAGCACTAG
- the LOC123867218 gene encoding uncharacterized protein LOC123867218 isoform X1, whose protein sequence is MESSDENFAWTDASSTSSKDTDMVVDMKRGSDRDEAHKNESHGGPETIQDEQKHREKKRKKHAIHEEIENNNSNYQINQSIKSEPNSDFDAPKNKKRHKRDKTSSSSHHDETLHEAEDYLNLRVKQEQATFVEPSPMKTKKKKKHKEKSDNSEEQELELSVPYKDEIDIDEHNLDTSCLVNDDHSETSEIDISNRKTKKKKKEKLSMDYDTSEILEDSADSCQTKKKKNKELLQADDGNDELQHEENSQISNSKILSSTLIQENGSIQENDRKQYNSDASTLESNPRTSAHKSSEVSLKKACRISDRIQFEEDSVDYEPKEDSPKLDVQLQQFISSSVNLRQLQDSAGEPCISDDDEVWIFKVPHDISVGDLENKNLTLDGKKKVKINGNTYDTNIDTTVSATPILIFNKRKACIKNIPSKGVINLRKRIPKIHIPYESLTMSNENTFIPLPDTKCRHPLFGAHYKKAARVPPAVAERLHRASLPPRAAAAGAANQPTVETESDVDVKPNIEELHSHRKKRKMKEKLKKESDTDANPGTEALSSKKKKRKSEERLRFEADSETKPSMEVSHSKKRKKKNKRRLETESDMEMKLNTEALHSNKKKRKHSEERGARKKAKREKHDPSGADAWDSERAIEKNLFDF, encoded by the exons ATGGAATCATCTGATGAAAACTTTGCTTGGACAGATGCTTCGAGTACTTCTAGCAAAGACACAGACAT GGTCGTAGATATGAAGCGAGGTTCTGATAGAGATGAAGCTCACAAGAATGAATCCCACGGTGGACCAGAAACTATTCAGGATGAACAAAAACATAGAGAAAAGAAACGAAAAAAGCATGCCATTCATGAGGAGATAGAGAATAATAATAGCAATTATCAAATAAACCAATCTATAAAGTCTGAACCGAATAGTGATTTTGATGcgcctaaaaataaaaaaaggcaCAAACGTGATAAAACAAGCTCCAGCAGTCATCACGATGAAACCTTACATGAAGCTGAAGACTACTTAAATCTTAGAGTCAAGCAAGAACAGGCTACCTTTGTAGAACCTTCTCCAATGAaaacgaaaaagaaaaaaaagcatAAAGAGAAATCTGATAATAGTGAAGAACAAGAATTAGAACTTTCTGTACCATACAAAGATGAAATTGATATTG ATGAACATAATTTAGATACTTCATGTCTTGTTAACGATGATCACTCTGAAACTAGTGAAATAGATATTAGTAACAGAaagacaaagaagaagaaaaaagaaaaattatcaATGGACTACGACACAAGTGAAATATTAGAGGATTCTGCAGATAGCTGTCaaacaaagaagaagaaaaataaagagttaTTACAGGCTGATGATGGCAATGATGAGTTGCAACATGAAGAAAACagtcaaatttcaaattcaaaaattttgaGTTCTACATTAATTCAAGAGAACGGCTCCATTCAAGAGAATGACAGGAAGCAGTACAACAGTGACGCTTCCACACTTGAAAGTAACCCCAGAACTTCTGCTCACAAGTCAAGCGAAGTATCTTTAAAAAAAGCTTGCAGAATATCAGATAGAATACAATTCGAAGAAGACAGTGTAGACTATGAACCTAAGGAAGATAGTCCAAAACTTGACGTTCAGCTCCAACAGTTCATCAGTTCCAGTGTGAACTTGAGGCAGTTGCAGGACTCGGCCGGTGAGCCCTGCATCAGTGATGACGATGAAGTTTGGATTTTCAAAGTGCCTCATGACATTTCAGTTGGCGATTTAGAGAATAAAAACTTGACATTAGATGGTAAGAAGAAAGTCAAGATAAATGGAAACACTTATGATACCAACATCGACACTACTGTAAGTGCGACTCCGATACTCatatttaataaaagaaaagcatgtataaaaaatataccatcgaagggtgttataaatttacgTAAAAGGATTCCTAAAATTCATATTCCATACGAGTCATTGACGATGAGTAACGAAAATACGTTCATTCCACTGCCCGATACCAAGTGCCGCCACCCCTTGTTCGGCGCGCACTACAAGAAGGCCGCCCGCGTGCCGCCGGCGGTCGCCGAGCGCCTGCACCGCGCGAGCCTGCCGCCCCGCGCTGCTGCCGCGGGCGCCGCCAACCAACCAACAGTCGAGACTGAATCAGATGTCGACGTCAAACCTAACATTGAAGAGCTACACTCCCACAGAAAGAAGagaaaaatgaaagaaaaactaAAGAAGGAATCCGATACTGACGCGAATCCTGGCACCGAGGCACTGAGTtccaaaaagaagaaaagaaaaagtgaAGAAAGACTCAGGTTCGAAGCCGACAGTGAGACGAAACCTAGCATGGAGGTGTCGCACTccaaaaaaaggaagaaaaaaaataaaagaagacTCGAGACGGAATCTGACATGGAGATGAAACTAAACACCGAGGCGTTACactcaaacaaaaagaaaaggaaacatAGTGAGGAGAGGGGAGCTCGGAAGAAAGCCAAACGAGAGAAACACGACCCCAGCGGCGCCGACGCCTGGGACTCCGAGCGAGCCATAGAGAAGAAtctatttgatttttaa
- the LOC123867218 gene encoding uncharacterized protein LOC123867218 isoform X2 — protein MEYDTSEILEDSEDSHKTKKNKNLYEAEDYLNLRVKQEQATFAEPTPMKTTKKKKHKEDLKQNEDEIDVHEHNLDTSCLVNDDHSETSEIDISNRKTKKKKKEKLSMDYDTSEILEDSADSCQTKKKKNKELLQADDGNDELQHEENSQISNSKILSSTLIQENGSIQENDRKQYNSDASTLESNPRTSAHKSSEVSLKKACRISDRIQFEEDSVDYEPKEDSPKLDVQLQQFISSSVNLRQLQDSAGEPCISDDDEVWIFKVPHDISVGDLENKNLTLDGKKKVKINGNTYDTNIDTTVSATPILIFNKRKACIKNIPSKGVINLRKRIPKIHIPYESLTMSNENTFIPLPDTKCRHPLFGAHYKKAARVPPAVAERLHRASLPPRAAAAGAANQPTVETESDVDVKPNIEELHSHRKKRKMKEKLKKESDTDANPGTEALSSKKKKRKSEERLRFEADSETKPSMEVSHSKKRKKKNKRRLETESDMEMKLNTEALHSNKKKRKHSEERGARKKAKREKHDPSGADAWDSERAIEKNLFDF, from the exons ATGGAATATGACACAAGTGAAATATTAGAGGATTCAGAAGATAGTCATAAAACAAAGaagaataaaaatttgtatgaagCTGAGGACTACTTGAATCTTAGAGTCAAACAAGAACAGGCGACTTTTGCAGAACCTACTCCAATGAAAactacaaagaaaaaaaagcatAAAGAGGACCTTAAACAAAATGAA GATGAAATTGATGTCCATGAACATAATTTAGATACTTCATGTCTTGTTAACGATGATCACTCTGAAACTAGTGAAATAGATATTAGTAACAGAaagacaaagaagaagaaaaaagaaaaattatcaATGGACTACGACACAAGTGAAATATTAGAGGATTCTGCAGATAGCTGTCaaacaaagaagaagaaaaataaagagttaTTACAGGCTGATGATGGCAATGATGAGTTGCAACATGAAGAAAACagtcaaatttcaaattcaaaaattttgaGTTCTACATTAATTCAAGAGAACGGCTCCATTCAAGAGAATGACAGGAAGCAGTACAACAGTGACGCTTCCACACTTGAAAGTAACCCCAGAACTTCTGCTCACAAGTCAAGCGAAGTATCTTTAAAAAAAGCTTGCAGAATATCAGATAGAATACAATTCGAAGAAGACAGTGTAGACTATGAACCTAAGGAAGATAGTCCAAAACTTGACGTTCAGCTCCAACAGTTCATCAGTTCCAGTGTGAACTTGAGGCAGTTGCAGGACTCGGCCGGTGAGCCCTGCATCAGTGATGACGATGAAGTTTGGATTTTCAAAGTGCCTCATGACATTTCAGTTGGCGATTTAGAGAATAAAAACTTGACATTAGATGGTAAGAAGAAAGTCAAGATAAATGGAAACACTTATGATACCAACATCGACACTACTGTAAGTGCGACTCCGATACTCatatttaataaaagaaaagcatgtataaaaaatataccatcgaagggtgttataaatttacgTAAAAGGATTCCTAAAATTCATATTCCATACGAGTCATTGACGATGAGTAACGAAAATACGTTCATTCCACTGCCCGATACCAAGTGCCGCCACCCCTTGTTCGGCGCGCACTACAAGAAGGCCGCCCGCGTGCCGCCGGCGGTCGCCGAGCGCCTGCACCGCGCGAGCCTGCCGCCCCGCGCTGCTGCCGCGGGCGCCGCCAACCAACCAACAGTCGAGACTGAATCAGATGTCGACGTCAAACCTAACATTGAAGAGCTACACTCCCACAGAAAGAAGagaaaaatgaaagaaaaactaAAGAAGGAATCCGATACTGACGCGAATCCTGGCACCGAGGCACTGAGTtccaaaaagaagaaaagaaaaagtgaAGAAAGACTCAGGTTCGAAGCCGACAGTGAGACGAAACCTAGCATGGAGGTGTCGCACTccaaaaaaaggaagaaaaaaaataaaagaagacTCGAGACGGAATCTGACATGGAGATGAAACTAAACACCGAGGCGTTACactcaaacaaaaagaaaaggaaacatAGTGAGGAGAGGGGAGCTCGGAAGAAAGCCAAACGAGAGAAACACGACCCCAGCGGCGCCGACGCCTGGGACTCCGAGCGAGCCATAGAGAAGAAtctatttgatttttaa
- the LOC123867220 gene encoding D-erythronate dehydrogenase-like, with protein sequence MNVVVTGAAGFLGRRLTDALLDAQSPLPVARLLLVDLAAPPPRAERDARVAALALDLAAPGAAERVVRADCHVLFHLAAAVSGQAEAELELGLRANFDATRALADAARRRAPALRFVFASSVAVYGGEQTAPPDERVAPAPRSSYGCAKAMAELLLSDYSRRGHLDARVVRLPTVSVRGGEANSAVTSFASALVREPLRGAACAVPVDGALRLWLCSPAAATRNLLRAATLAPGALGATRALNLPGVSVAVRDMVAALRAAAGAAAAARVRWERDERVERIVASLPPALDHTRALRLGFDVDEDFADIIHKYITECEDLGINLDIHIKELECRS encoded by the coding sequence ATGAATGTGGTGGTGACCGGCGCGGCGGGGTTTTTGGGCCGACGCCTGACGGACGCGCTGCTCGACGCGCAGTCGCCGCTGCCCGTGGCGCGCCTGTTGCTCGTGGACCtggccgcgccgccgccgcgcgccgagCGCGACGCGCGCGTGGCGGCGCTCGCGCTCGACCTGGCTGCGCCCGGCGCTGCCGAGCGCGTCGTGCGCGCCGACTGCCACGTGCTGTTCCACCTCGCCGCCGCCGTCAGCGGCCAGGCCGAGGCCGAGCTTGAGCTCGGCTTGCGCGCCAACTTCGACGCCACGCGCGCGCTCGCCGACGCGGCGCGCCGCCGCGCGCCCGCCCTGCGCTTCGTGTTCGCGAGCAGCGTCGCCGTGTACGGCGGCGAGCAGACCGCGCCGCCCGACGAGCGCGTGGCGCCCGCGCCGCGCAGCTCGTACGGCTGCGCGAAGGCGATGGCGGAGCTGCTGCTGAGCGACTACTCGCGGCGCGGGCACCTGGACGCGCGCGTCGTGCGCCTGCCCACGGTGAGCGTGCGCGGCGGCGAGGCGAACAGCGCCGTAACGTCGTTCGCGAGCGCGCTGGTGCGCGAGCCGCTGCGCGGCGCGGCGTGCGCGGTGCCGGTGGACGGCGCGCTGCGGCTGTGGCTGTGCAGCCCGGCCGCGGCGACGCGCAACCTGCTGCGCGCGGCGACGCTGGCGCCGGGCGCGCTGGGCGCGACGCGCGCGCTCAACCTGCCCGGCGTGAGCGTGGCGGTGCGCGACATGGTGGCGGCGCtgcgcgcggcggcgggcgcggcggcggcggcgcgcgtgCGCTGGGAGCGCGACGAGCGCGTGGAGCGGATCGTGGCGTCGCTGCCGCCCGCGCTGGACCACACTCGCGCTCTTCGTCTCGGCTTTGACGTAGATGAAGATTTTGCTGACATCATTCACAAATATATCACTGAATGTGAGGATCTAGGCATAAATTTAGATATACATATCAAAGAACTAGAATGTAGGTCCTAG
- the LOC123867217 gene encoding glycogen debranching enzyme — protein MAVEREAPAPGEAGEAPGEAGAVRVLTLEHGEHLDSTLYRFEKGVRLQFAPGSSLLGRKLFLYTNYVVADSADEKGEAEFVRNQYYGLEWRRGGDGEAEDERAGEALGCGLLVGDADAHCELRLARAGAFHYYFVYDSPESRVGPQGSGWFHVAPALGVPLDGVACQTVLAKALGPLPRWARALRVAREAGYNMLHFTPVQARGASDSAYSIADQLRVDARFGAPGAPEPGYADVERVVADMQRDWKMLSISDVVLNHTANETPWLAEHPEATYNCHNCPHLRVAALLDALLARLTADVARGALEPAVPRRVTAHEHVEAVRLELQRRLPDARLHEMYACDVDAVVQRFLGLARGKLPAAGDAAAAGELRLLRDPQRRRLAAGVDLELALRLYNVRRADCGDEEARLARGADELRRRLLALNAEAEAELRAHLAAAVDNCVAGMRYFRLQSDGPKIEEVSTEHPLVPRYFTFPGGAESAAEAEALVYGAGGRLVQAHNGWVMDADPLQDFAAAPHDARVYLRRELIAWGDSVKLRYGAEPADSAFLWAHMRRYVELTAAAFHGVRLDNCHSTPLHVAEYMLDCARRVRPELYVVAELFTNSDRVDNIFVNRLGITSLIREAMSAWDSRELGRLVHRFGGRAVGSFLRAPRRAAAPAVAHALLLDLTHDNPSPLDKRSVFDMLPSAALVSMACCASGSTRGYDELVPHHIHVVDESRLYAEWGEAGEAGDGRVGADAALLAARRALNELHRELAADGYSEVYVDQMDEDVVAVTRHEPRSRKSVILVAFTAFSAPEPAAGARALPPLRFEGTLDEILLEASLRHRDHESTGRAFQPPGAFARHAQYINGLSEYRATVRRGVPLAQSAVFRGARREGALTVLEFGALLPGTVVALRVSPAPGAAAALGALRRRVAALHAGCDALALRPALAALGAADYTTLLYCCDAEERERCGGAGGVYDVPGHGALAYAGLQGAAALLEEVAAGDALGHALCDNLRAGDWLARYTWQRLEADPRLAPLAARYRDALEPLAELPRFLVPAYFEAIMGGLYRGVRRGALACLGGAARGGPAARALALTSVQLAGVVPSARLPPPAPSAAPSLSAGLPHFAVGYMRCWGRDTFIALRGLFLLTARYDDARHHILAYGACLRHGLIPNLLDGGRRARYNCRDAVWWWLHSIQQYCAEAPQGHALLAATVPRLFPSDDCEPAPPGAADQPLHDVMQEALDVHFQGLVFRERDAGRQIDAHMSDRGFNVQIGVDPDTGFPFGGNDANCGTWMDKMGSSDAAGTRGRPATPRDGSAVELVALAHSAAAWLAAQHRAARYPYPGVARRHRDGALTAWTWAQWAERIRRNFERHFWVPAAPSAADARPDLVHRRAIYKDTHGASRPWADYQLRCNFPVAMAVAPELFDARHAWAALDNVERLLLGPLGVKTLDPADWAYRPDYDNANDSADPAVAHGFNYHQGPEWVWPLGFYLRARLAFAGAAGCPARTAAAVLGALAPLLRELRASPWRGLPELTNAGGAFCRDSCRTQAWSSACILEVLHDLEAAARARPLPAD, from the exons ATGGCGGTGGAGCGCGAGGCGCCGGCGCCGGGCGAGGCGGGCGAGGCGCCGGGCGAGGCGGGCGCCGTGCGCGTGCTGACGCTCGAGCACGGCGAGCACCTCGACTCCACGCTGTACAG GTTCGAGAAGGGCGTGCGCCTGCAGTTCGCGCCCGGCAGCAGCCTGCTCGGCCGCAAGCTGTTCCTGTACACCAACTACGTGGTCGCCGATAGCG CGGACGAGAAGGGCGAGGCGGAGTTCGTGCGCAACCAGTACTACGGGCTGGAgtggcggcgcggcggcgacgGCGAGGCGGAGGACGAGCGCGCGGGCGAGGCGCTCGGCTGCGGGCTGCTGGTGGGCGACGCGGACGCGCACTGCGAGCTGCGGCTGGCGCGCGCGGGCGCCTTCCACTACTACTTCGTGTACGACAGCCCGGAGTCGCGCGTGGGCCCGCAGGGCTCGGGCTGGTTCCACGTGGCGCCGGCGCTGGGCGTGCCGCTGGACGGTGTGGCGTGCCAGACGGTGCTGGCCAAGGCGCTGGGCCCGCTGCCGCGCTGGGCGCGCGCGCTGCGCGTGGCGCGCGAGGCGGGCTACAACATGCTGCACTTCACGCCGGTGCAGGCGCGCGGCGCGTCCGACTCGGCGTACAGCATCGCGGACCAGCTGCGCGTGGACGCGCGCTTCGGCGCGCCCGGCGCCCCGGAGCCCGGCTACGCGGACGTGGAGCGCGTCGTGGCCGACATGCAGCGCGACTGGAAG ATGCTGTCCATCAGCGACGTGGTGCTCAACCACACCGCCAACGAGACGCCGTGGCTGGCCGAGCACCCCGAGGCCACGTACAACTGCCACAACTGCCCGCACCTGCGCGTCGCCGCGCTGCTCGACGCGCTGCTGGCGCGCCTCACGGCCGACGTGGCGCGCGGCGCGCTCGAGCCCGCCGTGCCGCGCCGCGTCACCGCGCACGAGCACGTGGAGGCCGTGCGCCTCGAGCTGCAGCGCCGCCTGCCCGACGCGCGCCTGCACGAGATGTACGCGTGCGACGTGGACGCCGTCGTGCAGCGCTTCCTCGGCCTCGCGCGCGGCAAGCTGCCGGCCGCGGGCGACGCGGCCGCGGCGGGCGAGCTGCGCCTGCTGCGCGACCCGCAGCGCCGCCGCCTCGCCGCCGGCGTGGACCTGGAGCTGGCGCTGCGGCTGTACAACGTGCGGCGCGCCGACTGCGGCGACGAGGAGGCGCGCCTGGCGCGCGGCGCGGACGAGCTGCGGCGCCGCCTGCTGGCGCTCAACGCGGAGGCGGAGGCCGAGCTGCGCGCGCACCTCGCCGCCGCGGTCGACAACTGCGTCGCCGGCATGCG GTACTTTCGGCTACAATCGGACGGCCCGAAGATCGAGGAAGTGAGCACCGAGCATCCCCTGGTGCCGAG GTACTTCACGTTCCCCGGCGGCGCGGAGTCGGCGGCGGAGGCGGAGGCGCTGGTGTACGGCGCGGGCGGGCGCCTCGTGCAGGCGCACAACGGCTGGGTCATGGACGCCGACCCGCTGCAGGACTTCGCCGCGGCGCCGCACGACGCGCGCGTGTACCTGCGCCGCGAGCTCATCGCGTGGGGCGACAGCGTCAAGCTGCGCTACGGCGCCGAGCCGGCCGACAGCGCCTTCCTGTGGGCGCACATGCGGCGCTACGTGGAGCTCACGGCCGCCGCCTTCCACGGCGTGCGCCTCGACAACTGCCACTCCACGCCGCTGCACGTGGCCGAGTACATGCTGGACTGCGCGCGCCGCGTGCGCCCCGAGCTGTACGTCGTGGCCGAGCTGTTCACCAACTCCGACCGCGTCGACAACATCTTCGTCAACCGCCTCGGCATCACGTCGCTCATCCGCGAGGCCATGAGCGCGTGGGACTCGCGCGAGCTGGGCCGCCTCGTGCACCGCTTCGGCGGCCGCGCCGTGGGCTCGTTCctgcgcgcgccgcgccgcgccgccgcgcccgccgtcGCGCACGCGCTGCTGCTGGACCTCACGCACGACAACCCCTCGCCGCTCGACAAGCGCAGCGTGTTCGACATGCTGCCGTCGGCGGCGCTCGTGAGCATGGCGTGCTGCGCCAGCGGCAGCACGCGCGGCTACGACGAGCTGGTGCCGCACCAC ATCCACGTGGTGGACGAGTCGCGGCTGTACGCCGAGTGGGGCGAGGCGGGCGAGGCGGGCGACGGCCGCGTGGGCGCTGACGCGGCGCTGCTGGCGGCGCGCCGCGCGCTCAACGAGCTGCACCGCGAGCTCGCCGCCGACGGCTACAGCGAG GTGTACGTCGACCAGATGGACGAGGACGTCGTCGCCGTCACCCGGCACGAGCCCCGCTCGAGGAAG TCGGTGATCCTGGTGGCGTTCACGGCGTTCTCGGCGCCCGAGCCGGCGGCCGGCGCGCGCGCTCTGCCGCCGCTGCGCTTCGAGGGCACGCTCGACGAGATCCTGCTGGAGGCCTCGCTGCGCCACCGCGACCACGA GAGCACGGGGCGCGCGTTCCAGCCGCCGGGCGCGTTCGCGCGGCACGCGCAGTACATCAACGGGCTGAGCGAGTACCGCGCGACGGTGCGGCGCGGCGTGCCGCTGGCGCAGTCGGCCGTGTtccgcggcgcgcggcgcgagGGCGCGCTCACGGTGCTGGAGTTCGGCGCGCTGCTGCCGGGCACGGTGGTGGCGCTGCGCGTGTCGCCGGCgccgggcgcggcggcggcgctgGGCGCGCTGCGGCGCCGCGTGGCCGCGCTGCACGCGGGGTGCGACGCGCTGGCCCTGCGGCCGGCGCTGGCGGCGCTGGGCGCGGCGGACTACACGACGCTGCTGTACTGCTGCGACGCGGAGGAGCGCGAGCGctgcggcggcgcgggcggcgtgTACGACGTGCCGGGGCACGGCGCGCTGGCGTACGCGGGGCTGCAGGGCGCGGCGGCGCTGCTGGAGGAGGTGGCGGCGGGCGACGCGCTGGGGCACGCGCTGTGCGACAACCTGCGCGCGGGCGACTGGCTGGCGCGCTACACGTGGCAGCGCCTGGAGGCCGACCCGCGCCTGGCGCCGCTCGCCGCGCGCTACCGCGACGCGCTCGAGCCGCTCGCCGAGCTGCCGCGCTTCCTCGTGCCCGCCTACTTCGAG GCGATCATGGGCGGGCTGTATCGCGgcgtgcggcgcggcgcgctGGCGTGCctgggcggcgcggcgcgcggcgggccCGCAGCGCGCGCGCTGGCGCTCACCAGCGTGCAGCTGGCGGGCGTGGTGCCGTCGGCGCGCctgccgccgcccgcgccgtcCGCCGCGCCCTCGCTGTCGGCCGGCCTGCCGCACTTCGCCGTGGGCTACATGCGCTGCTGGGGCCGCGACACCTTCATCGCGCTGCGCGGCCTGTTTCTGCTCACGGCGCGCTACGACGACGCGCGCCACCACATCCTGGCGTACGGCGCGTGCCTGCGCCACGGCCTCATCCCCAACCTGCTGGACGGCGGGCGCCGCGCGCGCTACAACTGCCGCGACGCCGTGTGGTGGTGGCTGCACAGCATCCAGCAGTACTGCGCCGAGGCGCCGCAGGGGCACGCGCTGCTGGCCGCCACCGTGCCGCGCCTGTTCCCCAGCGACGACTGCGAGCCCGCGCCGCCCGGCGCCGCCGACCAGCCGCTGCACGACGTCATGCAGGAGGCGCTCGACGTGCACTTCCAGGGGCTCGTGTTCCGCGAGCGCGACGCCGGCCGCCAGATCGACGCGCACATGTCCGACCGCGGCTTCAACGTGCAGATCGGCGTCGACCCCGACACCGGCTTCCCGTTCGGCGGCAACGACGCCAACTGCGGCACGTGGATGGACAAGATGGGCTCGTCGGACGCGGCCGGCACGCGCGGCCGCCCCGCCACGCCGCGCGACGGCAGCGCCGTGGAGCTGGTGGCGCTGGCGCACAGCGCGGCGGCCTGGCTGGCGGCGCAGCACCGCGCCGCGCGCTACCCCTACCCCGGCGTGGCGCGCCGCCACCGCGACGGCGCGCTCACGGCCTGGACGTGGGCGCAGTGGGCGGAGCGCATCCGCCGCAACTTCGAGCGCCACTTCTGGGTGCCGGCCGCGCCGTCGGCGGCCGACGCGCGCCCCGACCTCGTGCACCGGCGCGCCATCTACAAGGACACGCACGGCGCGTCGCGGCCCTGGGCCGACTACCAGCTGCGTTGTAACTTCCCCGTGGCCATGGCGGTGGCGCCCGAGCTGTTCGACGCGCGCCACGCCTGGGCCGCGCTGGACAACGTGGAGCGCCTGCTGCTGGGCCCGCTCGGCGTCAAGACGCTGGACCCGGCCGACTGGGCCTACCGCCCCGACTACGACAACGCCAACGACTCGGCCGACCCGGCCGTGGCTCACGGCTTCAACTACCACCAGGGGCCCGAGTGGGTGTGGCCGCTGGGCTTCTACCTGCGCGCGCGCCTCGCCTTCGCGGGCGCAGCGGGCTGCCCGGCGCGCACGGCGGCCGCGGTGCTGGGTGCGCTGGCGCCGCTGCTGCGCGAGCTGCGCGCGTCGCCATGGCGCGGCCTGCCCGAGCTCACCAACGCCGGCGGCGCCTTCTGCCGCGACTCGTGCCGCACGCAG GCGTGGAGCTCCGCCTGCATCCTCGAGGTGCTGCACGACCTGGaagcggcggcgcgcgcgcggccCCTGCCCGCCGACTGA
- the LOC123866775 gene encoding loricrin-like, which produces MSAPLAASSTRTAARTERDARSRAPPPGRSVFSTLRRSGVAHGSGGGGGGGSSRAPSGNANSGRGAASAALSRRGDSCRQRRSATPRGGGCAPSGGWRCSSGRRRGGSRRARRGEARRGEARGGGAGAACSRPAAGAGGVRGGGAWCGGARWSGGGAARSGRP; this is translated from the exons ATGAG CGCGCCGCTCGCCGCcagcagcacgcgcaccgccgcGCGCACCGAGCGCGACGCGCGCAGCCGCGCTCCGCCGCCGGGGCGCTCCGTGTTCAGCACCTTGCGCCGCAGCGGCGTCGCGCAcggcagcggcggcggcggcggtggcggctCCTCCCGCGCGCCGTCGGGCAATGCGAACTCGGGCCGCGGCGCCGCGTCCGCCGCGCTGTCGCGCCGCGGCGACTCGTGCCGCCAGCGCCGCTCGGCCACCCCGCGCGGCGGCGGCTGCGCGCCGTCGGGCGGCTGGCGGTGCAGCAGCGGCAGGCGGCGCGGCGG GtcgcggcgcgcgcggcgagGCGAGGCCCGGCGCGGCgaggcgcgcggcggcggcgcgggcgcggcgtgcAGTAGGCCGGcagcgggcgcgggcggcgtgCGCGGTGGCGGCGCGTGGTGCGGCGGCGCGCGCTggtcgggcggcggcgcggcgcgcagCGGCAGGCCGTAG